The segment TCCATCGGGTACCATGCCTGGTAAGACGGTAACGCTTCGGGTTTCATTGTTACCGACGGGTGAGCTTGTGTCGGCGGCAGTGAAAAAGAGTAGTGGTGATGCCGTCTTTGATCGCTCTGCGATTCAAGCGGTGCAAAAAGCCGCCCCGTTTACGGAGTTGCAGCAGCTGCCTTCGGGCGCGAGAAGCAAATTCCGGAACTTTGACCTGTACTTCAATCCAGAGGACCTGGGCCGATGAGACGATTGACGACATGGATGATGGCGGCCGCTCTGCTGGTGGTAACTGGCATGGCAAGAGCTGACCTGACCATTGAAATTACGAAAGGCAATGACAGCGCCACGCCGATTGCAATTGTGCCGTTTGAAAATCTGACCGGTGGCAGCTTGCCGCAGGATTTAGCACGCATCGTCTCAGATGATCTTGCGCGTAGCGGCCAGTTTGAGCCGATCAAGCGCGATAATCTCGTCGCGTTGCCAGGGACAACTCAGGATGTCTTTGTCAATGACTGGAAGCGTCTTGGTGCCAGCTATATCGTTGTCGGCCAGGTAAAATCTGCCAGCAATGGCGGCTATAGCATCCAATATGAGTTGATGGACGTGTTGGGCAACAAGCGAATGCTGGGTGAAGTCATCACTGGAAGCAACGGTGAGTTGCGTGCTCGCGGCCATTACATCAGCGATGAAGTTTTTGAAGAAATTACTGGAATTCGCGGTGCTTTTTCTACGAAAATCGCATACATTACCGCGAATGGAGTGGGTGACAATATCCGCTTTGCGCTGTATGTTGCCGACTCTGATGGCCATAATAGCCAAGAGATTCTCGCATCTGACGAACCGATCATGTCGCCGGCCTGGTCGCCGGATGGCAAGAAGTTGGCGTATGTGAGTTTCGAGTCTGAACGTCCTGCCATCTATGTGCAGGAGCTGGGCAGTGGGCGTCGTGCCAAACTGACTGGTTTTCAGGGCATCAATGGTGCACCGGCCTGGTCGCCGGATGGTCGTAAGCTTGCGATGGCTCTCTCCAAAGATGGCCAGCCTGAAATTTACGTGATGGATATTGCCAGTCGTCAATTCAAGCGGCTGACCGATAATCCTGCCATCGACACTGAACCGGATTGGCTGCCAGATGGTAGCGGTATGGTATTCACGTCGGATCGTGCAGGATCGCCTCAGATCTATCGCCTTGATTTGTCCGGTGGCACTGAGCGCCTGACATTTACTGGCAATTACAACTCTCGCGGGCGCTTGACACCTGATGGAGAAACCCTATTCATGATCAACCGCTCAGGCAATGGTTATCAGGTTGCCAAGCAGGATCTGAAGACCGGCCGGGTGACATCCCTGACTGATACTCAGTGGGATGAATCACCAAGTGTTGCACCCAATGGCACTATGGTGATATATGCCACTCAGCAAGGAACCCGAGGGGTCCTGGGCGAAGTGTCGGCAGACGGAAGGGCACAATTTGCCCTGCCGTCACCTCAGGGAGACGTACGTGAACCTGCGTGGTCGCCCTACCTGAACTAAACCACTAGAATGCACCCGAGCCACAAATAAAGGCTTGGCATTCGTACCCATTAGAGCAAGGAGCTTTACAATGCAGTTCACCCCGTATGCAAAAGGCCTGTTGATTGCCCTGTCCCTCAGCGTGATGGCTGGTTGTTCCAGCAGCGGCGGCGCTCAAGACGGCGACATGGATTCCGCTAACAGCGGTGCCAACACTGCTGGCATGAACTCTGGCGCCAACACCAGCAGCAATCAGATGAGCGACGCGGCCATGCCTAGCGTTCGTACCATTTACTTCGCATTCAACAAGGACACCATTCGTCCTGAGTTTGAAAGCGTCCTGATGGGTCACGCTCAGTACCTGAAAGCCAATACTGGCTCCAACGTCGTTCTGGAAGGCCACGCTGATGAGCGCGGTACTCGTGAATACAACCTGGGCCTGGGCGAGCGTCGTGCCAAGTCCATCGCACGCTTCCTGACGGTTCAGGGTGTTTCTCCGTCACAGATCGAAATCGTGTCCTACGGTGAAGAGCGTCCGGCCGTTCAGGGCCATGGCGAATCTTCCTACGCCAAGAACCGTCGTGTGGTCTTCGACTACTAAGTTCGGCATTCTCTCTGTCCACATTTAGTATGTGGTAGAGATGCTAGGAACTTGTGTTGAGCAGGCCCGAGCAAAAAGGTTTCCTTGATTCTCGGGCCTGATCACGCGATACCATGATGATTCGGCGGAGCCGACAGCATGAAACACAGCCTGAAATGGTTGTGCGGTGCGGGAGCCTTGTTGCTCCCGTTATCCGTTATGGCCGCACCCGCGGTCGAGGATCTTACCGCACAGTCAAACTCCCTCTATCAGCAGGCCAATACTCATATGAGTGGTGGCGGCACCCTGACCCTTCTCAACCAGCTCGATGAACAGGTACAGGAAATTGCACGGCTTCGTGGTCGAGTTGATGAATTGGAATATCAGTTCAAACGTATGACCGAGATGTCACAGCAACGATATCTGGATCTTGAACAGCGAGTCTCTGGTGGAGATTCTGCCGGTGAGAACGGTCAGGTCGTCGATGCACAGGCCGCTTCAGCGGTCAGTGGTAGCGCGAGTACTGGTAGCAGCGTAGCCAGTAATGGCGATGCCCAGAAAGATTATGAGAATGCGTTTGCCAAGGTTCAATCCAGAGACTTTGACGGTGCCATTGTCGCCTTTGAAGCTTTCGTGGTTGATCATGGTGATTCCAATCTCGCCGCCAATGCGCATTACTGGCTAGGAGAGTTGTATTCCGCCAAGAATCAATTGGATTCCTCTGCACAGGCCTTTGATACCGTGATCAGTGAGTACTCTCAATCCAGCAAGGTGCCGGATGCGATGTACAAGCTGGGCCTGGTCAAGGCGCGCCAAGGTAAAGCGCAGGAAAGTCGTACGTTGCTTCAGACACTGGTAAAGCAGTATCCGGACAGCAAGGCCGGCACTATGGCCAAGGACTTCCTCGCCTCTGGTGGGTAAGCCAGAATGTATTTCATAAAGCCCGTCTTGCTAGAATAATCCGTTATTCTAGCAAGACGGGCTTTATGCGTTCTGACATGTGCTCACATGTCATGATTCACGACATCCGCTTGTACGTGTGACTTCGTGTTGCACGAGCCAAGCGTCCAGTAAGGGATATCCCCATGGCAGAATGCAAGATCGACTATCAGGCACGCGAAGATTTGCTGAAAGGGCGTGTCATTCTCGTAACGGGTGCGGGATCAGGCATTGGGCGTGAAGCAGCAATTGAATATGCGCGTCACGGTGCCACGGTGATATTGCTGGGCAGAACCATTGCCAAGTTGGAAGAGGTATATGATGTCATTGAGTCGTTAGGTGCCCCGCAACCAGCCATCTATCCGCTTAATTTCGAAGGTGCCACACTGAAAGATTATCAGCAGATGGCAGAAACACTGGATAAGGAATTTGGCCGGCTCGATGGTGTGCTGCATAACGCGAGTCTGTTGGGCAAGATCACGCCTTTTGAGCAATATGATCCTGCATTGTGGGAGCAGGTCATGCAGGTGAATATCAATGGACCCATCTGGATGGTACAAGCACTATTACCATTGCTGAAGGCTTCCAGTGATGCCTCTGTGGTATTGACCAGCTCAAGCGTTGGTCGTAAGGGGCGCGCCTTTTGGGGGGCCTATAGCGTCTCCAAGTTTGCGACAGAAGGATTTTCCCAGATGTTGGCTCAGGAGTTGGAAAATACCAGTCAGGTGCGTGTCAACACGCTCAATCCCGGCGGTACGCGTACCGCGATGCGCAAGTCGGCATTTCCTGCGGAAGATCCGCAAACACTGCGGACACCGGCTGATATTATTCCGACATACCTGTGGTTGATAGGTCCTGAAAGCCGTGGGCACACCGGTAAGATGTTCGATGCACAACCGCCTAAAGTTTGAGGTATCTCAGAGGCTCTTGGGCGTTGTCTGAAAGTTGTCATTCCCTCAGTAAAATGCGCCGTCGGCAGTTGCCAGCGGCGCATTTCATTGTCAGAGCGTTGGTATTGGTCGTGGCTGTTTCAGTTCAATCCTGTCGCTCTCAGAGCGGCGTTGACCACTTCCTCTGAGGTATCAAACCATATGTCGGCTGGCCAGGCGTCCACATCATCTCCTACCCGCACGTAGCCATAACGTACTGCTACGGCTAACATGCCAGCGGCCCGTGCAGCCTGCATGTCACGATCGTGATCGCCCAGATACCAGCATTCAGAAGCTTCTACATTCAAGCGCCGTGCTGCCTCCCAGAGAGGGTCTGGGTGTGGCTTCTTGACAGGCAAGTCATCGGCGCACAGCAGGCAGCCCGGCGTCAGTTGGAGCGCTTCGATCAAGGGGACGGCAAACTGGCGGGGTTTATTGGTGACGATCCCCCACGGCAACGAGGTCCGTTGGCATGCCTCAATCAGGACATCATAGCCGGGGAAAAGCATACTTTCGGCCGCCACATCACGCGCATAGAAATCAAGCAGGCGCGTACGCTCCTGACCGTGGAGTGGGTGATCGAGATCATACCCCAGTGCCAGCATGACCAGCGCACTTCCACCGTGCGAGACTTCGGCACGAATGATGTCGTAGTCAAGTGGTGGCAGCCCATGATACTGGCGTAGTTCATTCGTTGCCCGTGCAAGGTCTGGTGCGGTATCGACAAGAGTACCGTCCAGATCAAAGATCAATGCTGCCGGGCGAGGCAGTGCGGTGTGATGACTCATGCCAATTCTTCTGCTGTCGGGCGCCGCGTATGCATCAGATAATTAACCGAAAGGTCTTCCGGGTTGAGGCGATACTTCCTGGTCAGCGGGTTGTAGGTCATCCCGGTACTGCCTTCCATCTTGAGGCCTGCACTGCGCGCCCAGTTGCCAAGCTCGGATGGACGAATGAACTTGCTGTATTCGTGCGTACCGCGGGGCAGCATTTTGAGTAGATACTCAGCGCCCATAATGGCAAAGGTATAGGCTTTGGGATTACGGTTGATGGTCGAGAAGAAGACCTTGCCACCGGGTTTTACCAAGCGCGCGCATGCCGCGATGACCGAAGAGGGGTCTGGTACATGCTCGAGCATTTCGAGACAGGTCACGACATCGAACTGACCAGCCATTTCTTCTGCGACAGCTTCCGCCGTTGTCTGGCGATAATCAACTTCTACGCCGGATTCCAACTGATGAAGGCGGGCGACGGACAATGGGGCTTCGCCCATATCAATTCCGGTGACCATGGCGCCACGGTGCGCCATGGCTTCAGACAGGATGCCGCCGCCGCACCCTACATCAATGACCTTCTTGCCCGCCAGGCCCGCATGGGTGTCGATATAATCAACGCGTAGAGGGTTGATGTCATGTAGCGGTTTGAATTCACTGTCGCGGTCCCACCAGCGGCTGGCCAGTGCGGAAAACTTGGCAATCTCACCGACATCAACATTCCCCAGGTAGTCCGGGGCAGTGGCGTTGGCGTTTTGCTTGGCGTCGCTATGACTCATCATCGGATCCTTACCGTCACGGAAGTGCTGCATGTTGAGCGTGTTGGGCCTGTACAGGCGCGCTACGCTCGGGCACGATCCCTCCATTCTAATCCGCCAGTCGTCGCGGGTCAGCGGTATGGGGAAAAAACTCGTTGCAACGGTGTCTTGCGTTGTCAGCGGTATGCATCTGTCAGGAATGATATCGGTGCATTCCCACCATTATGTGCATCAACAGGGAGTGGTCATGAGCCTGATTCCAATTCGCTGGGTAAGCCAGTCAACGCGTCTGAATGATGATGAAAGCGACATTGTCAGGTTGGCATTGCTTGATCAGCGGCTTTTGCCCGGAGAAATACGGGAAGTCTTGCTTGAGAATGCGCAGGGCGTTGCCGATGCGATCACCGACATGGTAGTGAGGGGTGCGCCGGCTATTGGTATTGCCGCTGCGTATGGCGTCGTGCTTGAGGCTGCGGTTTCCTTGCGTGAGACGAGTGACTGGCAAGCACGCCTGGCCGCGGCTTGTGATGTTCTCGCTGCTTCACGACCTACCGCAGTCAATCTGTTCTGGGCATTGGGACGTATGCGTGACGTGATCAAGGCACATGGCTCGAGTGCCGCTGTGCCTTATGATGCCTTGCTGCGCGAGGCGAAACGCATTCATGAACAGGATTTGGAAGATAACCTGCGCATGGCCGAATTTGGCGCGCAGGTGATTGCGGCCTCTCTGGTTGACGGCGTTACCCAATGTGAAGTGATGACGCACTGCAATACCGGCGCACTGGCAACCGGCGGTCATGGCACGGCGCTAGGCGTCATCCGCACCGCGTATGCTCAAGGTCTCATCACGCGTGTACATGTGAACGAAACGCGTCCCTGGTGGCAGGGATCTCGACTGACTGCATGGGAGCTGGTGCAGGAAAAGATTCCTGCACGATTGGCGGTGGAAGGTGCCGCCTCACTGATTATGCATCAAGGGGCACAGTCACCGGATGGCGTGCGCTGGTTAATTGTAGGGGCCGACCGGATTGCCGCCAATGGTGATACCGCCAACAAGATCGGTACCTTCTCGCTCGCGGTCCAAGCGCGTGCACATGGCGTCAAGGTCATGGTGGTCGCGCCCTTGGCGACCTTCGATGCCACGCTCGCCAGTGGTGATGACATTCCCATTGAGACGCGCGATGCTTCTGAACTGCGTCAGGCCGGAAATCGCAAGATAGCTCCCGACGAGATTGATGTCTTCAATCCTGTCTTCGATGTCACGCCGCACGGGTATATTGATGCTATCGTGACCGAGCACGGTGTTGTGGAGTCGCCTGACAACGACAGTATAGCTGCCCTGTTAGGGCGAGCCATGC is part of the Cobetia sp. L2A1 genome and harbors:
- the mtnA gene encoding S-methyl-5-thioribose-1-phosphate isomerase, giving the protein MSLIPIRWVSQSTRLNDDESDIVRLALLDQRLLPGEIREVLLENAQGVADAITDMVVRGAPAIGIAAAYGVVLEAAVSLRETSDWQARLAAACDVLAASRPTAVNLFWALGRMRDVIKAHGSSAAVPYDALLREAKRIHEQDLEDNLRMAEFGAQVIAASLVDGVTQCEVMTHCNTGALATGGHGTALGVIRTAYAQGLITRVHVNETRPWWQGSRLTAWELVQEKIPARLAVEGAASLIMHQGAQSPDGVRWLIVGADRIAANGDTANKIGTFSLAVQARAHGVKVMVVAPLATFDATLASGDDIPIETRDASELRQAGNRKIAPDEIDVFNPVFDVTPHGYIDAIVTEHGVVESPDNDSIAALLGRAMRG
- the ybgF gene encoding tol-pal system protein YbgF; translation: MKHSLKWLCGAGALLLPLSVMAAPAVEDLTAQSNSLYQQANTHMSGGGTLTLLNQLDEQVQEIARLRGRVDELEYQFKRMTEMSQQRYLDLEQRVSGGDSAGENGQVVDAQAASAVSGSASTGSSVASNGDAQKDYENAFAKVQSRDFDGAIVAFEAFVVDHGDSNLAANAHYWLGELYSAKNQLDSSAQAFDTVISEYSQSSKVPDAMYKLGLVKARQGKAQESRTLLQTLVKQYPDSKAGTMAKDFLASGG
- the pal gene encoding peptidoglycan-associated lipoprotein Pal, whose protein sequence is MQFTPYAKGLLIALSLSVMAGCSSSGGAQDGDMDSANSGANTAGMNSGANTSSNQMSDAAMPSVRTIYFAFNKDTIRPEFESVLMGHAQYLKANTGSNVVLEGHADERGTREYNLGLGERRAKSIARFLTVQGVSPSQIEIVSYGEERPAVQGHGESSYAKNRRVVFDY
- a CDS encoding YciK family oxidoreductase — its product is MAECKIDYQAREDLLKGRVILVTGAGSGIGREAAIEYARHGATVILLGRTIAKLEEVYDVIESLGAPQPAIYPLNFEGATLKDYQQMAETLDKEFGRLDGVLHNASLLGKITPFEQYDPALWEQVMQVNINGPIWMVQALLPLLKASSDASVVLTSSSVGRKGRAFWGAYSVSKFATEGFSQMLAQELENTSQVRVNTLNPGGTRTAMRKSAFPAEDPQTLRTPADIIPTYLWLIGPESRGHTGKMFDAQPPKV
- the tolB gene encoding Tol-Pal system beta propeller repeat protein TolB, with the protein product MRRLTTWMMAAALLVVTGMARADLTIEITKGNDSATPIAIVPFENLTGGSLPQDLARIVSDDLARSGQFEPIKRDNLVALPGTTQDVFVNDWKRLGASYIVVGQVKSASNGGYSIQYELMDVLGNKRMLGEVITGSNGELRARGHYISDEVFEEITGIRGAFSTKIAYITANGVGDNIRFALYVADSDGHNSQEILASDEPIMSPAWSPDGKKLAYVSFESERPAIYVQELGSGRRAKLTGFQGINGAPAWSPDGRKLAMALSKDGQPEIYVMDIASRQFKRLTDNPAIDTEPDWLPDGSGMVFTSDRAGSPQIYRLDLSGGTERLTFTGNYNSRGRLTPDGETLFMINRSGNGYQVAKQDLKTGRVTSLTDTQWDESPSVAPNGTMVIYATQQGTRGVLGEVSADGRAQFALPSPQGDVREPAWSPYLN
- the ubiG gene encoding bifunctional 2-polyprenyl-6-hydroxyphenol methylase/3-demethylubiquinol 3-O-methyltransferase UbiG — encoded protein: MSHSDAKQNANATAPDYLGNVDVGEIAKFSALASRWWDRDSEFKPLHDINPLRVDYIDTHAGLAGKKVIDVGCGGGILSEAMAHRGAMVTGIDMGEAPLSVARLHQLESGVEVDYRQTTAEAVAEEMAGQFDVVTCLEMLEHVPDPSSVIAACARLVKPGGKVFFSTINRNPKAYTFAIMGAEYLLKMLPRGTHEYSKFIRPSELGNWARSAGLKMEGSTGMTYNPLTRKYRLNPEDLSVNYLMHTRRPTAEELA
- a CDS encoding HAD-IA family hydrolase; this translates as MSHHTALPRPAALIFDLDGTLVDTAPDLARATNELRQYHGLPPLDYDIIRAEVSHGGSALVMLALGYDLDHPLHGQERTRLLDFYARDVAAESMLFPGYDVLIEACQRTSLPWGIVTNKPRQFAVPLIEALQLTPGCLLCADDLPVKKPHPDPLWEAARRLNVEASECWYLGDHDRDMQAARAAGMLAVAVRYGYVRVGDDVDAWPADIWFDTSEEVVNAALRATGLN